The DNA region CAGGATTCAATTCTGTCAACTCAAAATTGCCAGAATCCTCAAGGGTCGCCGTTGAGTTCTCAGCCGcatgatttgaattcaaagcAATTGTGCTCCCACTCTGCATAATCTTCAATACGCCGTCCGCATCCATGGTGAGGTTCCCGCTTCTTCCATATAGAGGACTGGTTGGGTGAGCAACCCATACAACGTTATCGGGGTCATCTTTATACCAGATTCCCAAGTAACGGTGAGCAGCATTCAAGGGGTTGAAAAAGCCCAAAATGAATCTGCCATCAGCCGAAGTAAGCTGGTCAGAGAATTCGAGCACTTCCCCAGGCTTAATGGTATCTCCAACTCCTtgtgcatgaacaaaaaaagcTGGTGCTGTGCTGAAACACAGCAAAATGAGGAGAGAAACTGTAACGTTCCGGCACAGTTTACAGGTGGCCATTGTTGAGGTTGATTCAGTTGTTCGAtgtctattattattatattttcaatatcagTGTTTTAGTCAGTCACGcaacttgtttttttaatcattaaaaaactGCTGCCACGTTTGATGCCGCGTTATTCTTTGCATTGCATCCAGCGGTAGTAAATTTAGACTCTTGATTGAATTTCAAAGTCATTGTGgtggaatttgattttttaatttgacaatGATGtgttaataaataatcaattcacACACTGTAACGAGAGACGATTTAATTTTCCAGggatgggtttttttttttacattctttttccaaattttagaAGCATAAACAATATGATAGTTAATGAAAGATCTTTCAGTTTTTCTGTGTCCAATTTTCTTCCAAGTTTTTGGACCGGAGTCACATGGCTGGTTGATGAAATAAATAACTTTTATCCACTGAGAAGTCCGAAGAAGGGATTTGTCATTGCAGATCTTATTAGGGACCCAGCTGAGTTTAATGTTGCTATGTCAACTTTGTCACGAGGTAGAAACAAGAAGCTGTCCTCTTCAATTCTCTCAAACCCGCAAAGCTCGAGAAATTCTGTTCCTCCCTCCAAACTTCCAACTCGTTCCTGTTTAAAATGATCAGAAAGAAAGCGTTAGTAAGTCTTGTAAAAAACTTGGACAAACCCACAAGTTGCCTTGAAATTGACAACCTTAATCTCTAAAGAGGTTTAAAGTAGTTTGTCCGAATTTCAGTTAGTTACAGAAGCCAGGATGAAGCTTTATCAACACAACCTATGGTTTCTCAGCTTACCTGGAATAATGGGTTGCTCAGTCGAATCTTCCTGAATTTTTCCTCATTAGGATTCTTTACGACATTTCCCACATAAATCAACAGAGTTTGGAAGGCCCTTTTGACTCTTGCATCCTCATTCTATAcccaaaaaagataaaatgaatgATAAATATTGAGAAGAATAAGGCTATTGATAGCAGTATGTCAAATAAGAACCCAACACTACAAACAAAGCAGCATGTCTAACTGTATTATCATAACGATAGCAATTGCCTAGAGCCAAGAGAATCAACGAAAAACGAGACAGTTAACTTCTAATATTGAGGGAGTTGAAATTAGTTGGAATTCCTACTGTTTTATCTGGACATTTCAACAGACTCATAATTCATAACCATCTCTAGTTATGCATAAATTTGACAAGATTCTTTGAAAACTGGATGTATCTCGTAGACTTTACCATCTAGTTgatgaatttcaaaataatctCACAGGAAAAATTTTACCCTTCCAGAACAAGCACATGTGCCTAGTTACATGCAGATGACTTCCAACTCTTCAGCTTGTTTCaactaacaataaaatatgttaaacgGTTGCAATTTACCTTGTAATTGCGCCTGAGATGCCTCAAACATTCTCTCATATTGTCAAGCTTTGTAATAGACAAAATAGGCAAAGAGTCCTGCAATTTTAACAAGACCGAGAGGAAATCACTgtcaactcatattttgggaTGCCATAAACTCTATAAATGCATGGATCTTCTTTTTCCTAGCCACCATACCATTTTATCTTGCACAACAGGTGTCAAGCGATTAAAAGCTGCACAGTTTTCTGATGGAATTCCAAGCTTCTGTCTTCTTTCTAACTATAAAGACAtgcaaacaatttttttaggCCATAACAGTCTTGAGAACTTTAAGAGCTGAAAAAATTACTGCTTAAATTAAGATAGATAGATGGGTGTGTTTGTGTgtttcaaattcattttcacGCAAGCATGTTAACTTCATAGGAATACTCAGTGTTTCGTTACCTACTTGGTATCTTAAGTCTCCTTCCAGAGCAGAAACTCCATATTTTGAACTCTTGAGAACCAAGTTTTgaacttctttttttattcctttttctttttaatatttttccctGTTTTCAACTTTAGCTGGGTCCTTAATTATCCAACAATCGCAATTTACAGtactctaaaatattttcaaacagaCATATTCCTATAGCAAAAGTGTTTTAAATAtctgaaacaaataaaattttaagtctaATCTACTAAGAATGAAATCTAATTTTCACGCAGTCATGCAAAATACAGTACTAAGAATTCCACAAACACCTTATCTGCTTCTAGCCTTTGAAGAACTCTCTCCCTAGctctttttcttcctctttctctgCTTTCCTCAGGGCTATGAAGCTGATAAAATTGTGCATCCAGAAgtcaaaagagaaataataagaCATGCTAGATAGGTAGGTATAAAACTGTACTCAAGCAGGAATTATTGGAACAAGACAGACCGTTTTCTTTCATTCTCCTCTGCAGTTCGCTTTGCTTCAAATAACTCTTTACCTGCTCGAATCCTTTCCTGTAAAACATAGAGAAGGCAGTTATCAAACTAAAACCCTTGATGCTTGGAAGCTAAAATTAGCAAAAGAAGGGATTGAATTTTCAGAATTGGCAAAACATCCTTAGCAGAACTCTAAAACAGAGTACATAATACCGAATCAATATTTAAAAGCATGGTGATGAGCAGTTATTGAAAAGCAAtactaaatttgataaattatagcATACTGTAATAAGATCATAGAGGAAGATAGCATTAGCACTCACAGAATTctcaaaagtaaaataatattacaaatgaaaatgtCTCTACAAATAACATATCCGTAACAGTTTTAAGACTGGAATCTTCCAAAATGGGAATGGGAATGGgaatagaaatattgaatttgaACCCTGCTGGGAAGTTAATCATCTTTCTGAATTCTTGTCCATGCATACTTGATAAAGAGTAATCAGAAAAAGAAACAGAGGATAATTCAAGAATATCAGATAAAGGATTCATCATAGAACCAATGGTATAAATCATCTGCAAACTaccttttctctttctctgtctgatttcttttcttcttcttctttcttctgtcGAGCTCGATCCCTAAGAACAAGCAACATTATTGACaattaaaaaaggaagaatGGGAAGTCGTATATATCTCAAAATGTCAGATatcaaccaagaaaaaaaatataaaaggtgAGAAAACCAGAGAGTCTAAGTGTGGAATTGGAGATAATGAGAGAATAAGAAGCTGCAGAGGCTCTcattcaaagaaaaaagaaacctcAATTCCTGTGCTTTCATTTTGATTTCTTCTGTTGAACAATCTGGTTCAGGAAACTCAATATCAATGTTGACTGCTACCTGAATTGAATTGAACATATGAGACAAGTAGTATCCTTAGACAGTACTAAAAAGATTACATACTCCAAAGGTCTCATGCCCTATTATTTAATGTTAGTTTATGAACATGATAACCTTTGTCAAACATTTTAAGATTTTCGTTTGACAAAAGAGAAGATCCTCTAGCAAGCCTTACAAAAACCAAACCTTCGAATTGTGGAAGCTTGAACCAAAACAGAGCAGCAGCACGATGCAAACAAAGTGGTTgccatgaaaaaggaaaattaaccAAACCAGCAGACAAGTTATTAAGAAGCAGCtccttttttggtttttttactTTGGTTAGTCAGAAgcattttgaatcttttgatgATCCCTATATTTTCTGAGACAAGCTTTGCAGATAGCCATGGTTCTTAATTGTCGTTAAGATGATCTATTAGCCTTTTACATGATATATTTATAGTCTTTTCATTCAATTTATACTTTTGCTAGTTTGCTgctataaactaaattaatctGGTCGTGAGGTAGCTCTTCCATTCTAGAATCTCACATATTAAGTAGCCACTGTGAAGACCTTATCCATGAATAACCAAGGGCAGTGTAACTAAGAAAAGCGACTgtcaaaatgaaaaaacatacCAAGGGCATTTCATCAATATCTGCAGCATTCTCATTATCAACGATCCAATTTATAGCATTCTCAAT from Mangifera indica cultivar Alphonso chromosome 8, CATAS_Mindica_2.1, whole genome shotgun sequence includes:
- the LOC123223423 gene encoding G-type lectin S-receptor-like serine/threonine-protein kinase CES101 — translated: MATCKLCRNVTVSLLILLCFSTAPAFFVHAQGVGDTIKPGEVLEFSDQLTSADGRFILGFFNPLNAAHRYLGIWYKDDPDNVVWVAHPTSPLYGRSGNLTMDADGVLKIMQSGSTIALNSNHAAENSTATLEDSGNFELTELNPDGSAKQVLWQSFDFPTNTLLPGMKLGVNFQTGQTWFLTSWLSQQIATPGTFTLEWSNSSGSGQLIAKRRGDIYWRSGSLNLSSGIFEDIRGSQGWSWMKRGN
- the LOC123222813 gene encoding LOW QUALITY PROTEIN: stress response protein NST1-like (The sequence of the model RefSeq protein was modified relative to this genomic sequence to represent the inferred CDS: inserted 1 base in 1 codon), with amino-acid sequence MAFHYKFFFRFYFSFPMPSEQETTVLEVNQKLLRELEEMGFSLARSARALHYSGNSSIENAINWIVDNENAADIDEMPLVAVNIDIEFPEPDCSTEEIKMKAQELRDRARQKKEEEEKKSDREREKERIRAGKELFEAKRTAEENERKRFIALRKAEKEEXKRARERVLQRLEADKLERRQKLGIPSENCAAFNRLTPVVQDKMDSLPILSITKLDNMRECLRHLRRNYKNEDARVKRAFQTLLIYVGNVVKNPNEEKFRKIRLSNPLFQERVGSLEGGTEFLELCGFERIEEDSFLFLPRDKVDIATLNSAGSLIRSAMTNPFFGLLSG